A single window of Streptomyces sp. NBC_00464 DNA harbors:
- a CDS encoding class I SAM-dependent methyltransferase: MPETSVAHFYDELADDYHLIYSDWDASIRRQGGALDALIGQDRAAVLDCSCGIGTQAIGLALHGHRVTGTDLSPRAAARAAREAAGRRLSLRTAAADMRRLPFPDARFDTVVCADNSLPHLLTEQDVLAALAEMRRVLRPDGLLLVSTRPYDDLLRDCPASTSPQVHRTTDDGERTVTFQLWHWHDDGEHYDLEHFQLLPTEGEWRVQVRRTAYWAIGQDRLAGLAAEAGFAGPEWRMPQETGFFQPLLMARAGR; this comes from the coding sequence ATGCCCGAGACATCAGTGGCGCACTTCTATGACGAACTGGCCGACGACTACCACCTGATCTACTCCGACTGGGATGCGAGCATCCGTCGGCAGGGCGGCGCCCTGGACGCCCTGATCGGCCAGGATCGCGCGGCGGTGCTCGACTGTTCCTGCGGTATCGGCACGCAGGCCATCGGCCTGGCGCTGCACGGGCACCGGGTCACCGGGACCGACCTCAGCCCCCGCGCCGCCGCCCGCGCCGCCCGAGAGGCCGCCGGCAGAAGGCTGAGCCTGCGCACGGCCGCCGCCGACATGCGACGTCTCCCGTTTCCCGATGCCCGGTTCGACACGGTCGTCTGCGCCGACAACTCGCTGCCTCACCTGCTGACCGAGCAGGATGTGCTCGCCGCCCTGGCCGAGATGCGCCGCGTGCTGCGTCCCGACGGCCTGCTGCTGGTCAGCACGCGCCCCTACGACGACCTGCTGCGCGACTGCCCGGCTTCGACTTCTCCACAGGTTCACCGGACCACCGACGACGGGGAACGAACCGTCACCTTCCAGCTCTGGCACTGGCACGACGACGGCGAGCACTACGACCTGGAGCACTTCCAACTCCTTCCGACAGAAGGCGAATGGCGCGTCCAGGTCCGCCGTACTGCTTACTGGGCGATCGGTCAGGACCGGCTGGCCGGCCTCGCAGCCGAGGCCGGGTTCGCCGGCCCCGAGTGGCGGATGCCGCAGGAGACGGGCTTCTTCCAGCCGCTGCTCATGGCCCGCGCCGGCCGGTAG